A DNA window from Methylocystis heyeri contains the following coding sequences:
- the tnpC gene encoding IS66 family transposase produces MLDFPLPDDVDALKALVRVMAEKAARTEALESEIRDLKVLNAAADERIARLTSILKALERNRFGKRSEKLGAAAAEQQAFVFEEIQTGIAEIKAGLDKAGGSAKQKRAPRPRKAFASHLERVEVVIEPEVPAEHLGKEKIKIGEDVCERLDVEPPRFRVIVTRRPKYAFKDVDVDGVIQAPAPARIIEGGIPTEALLAMIAVSKYADGLPLYRQEGIYARDGVELDRSLMAQWMGRLGFELEPLSDHVLWRIKQSPRVFADETTLPTLEPGAGKAKKAYLWAYARDDRPFGGGDPPMVAYRFEDSRSGDCALRHLKGYYGILQVDGYAAYQRLAGADRGEKALLLACCWAHLRRRFYELHVAGSSSLATATVERMKDLWSVEDQVRDLMPDDRLAARRQSSAPIVAELFARWERELALISGKSKLAEHIRYALGRRASLELFLADGHVEIDSNVVERAIRPQTITRKNALFAGSDGGGRTWATLATLLTTAKMNGADPFAWLKQTLERIANGWPNRDIEALMPWNYVA; encoded by the coding sequence ATGCTCGATTTTCCGCTTCCTGACGATGTTGACGCGCTGAAAGCGCTGGTCCGCGTCATGGCCGAAAAGGCGGCGCGCACAGAGGCGCTCGAAAGCGAAATCCGCGACCTCAAAGTCCTCAATGCGGCAGCTGACGAACGCATCGCCCGGCTGACTTCGATCCTCAAGGCGCTGGAGCGAAACCGCTTCGGCAAGCGCTCGGAAAAGCTGGGGGCTGCCGCGGCCGAACAGCAGGCCTTCGTGTTTGAGGAGATCCAGACCGGCATCGCCGAAATCAAGGCGGGGCTGGACAAAGCGGGCGGCTCGGCCAAACAAAAGCGGGCGCCGCGTCCGCGTAAGGCGTTCGCCTCTCATCTTGAACGGGTCGAGGTGGTGATCGAGCCCGAGGTACCCGCCGAACATCTGGGCAAGGAGAAGATCAAGATCGGCGAGGACGTTTGTGAACGCTTGGACGTCGAGCCGCCGCGCTTCCGGGTGATCGTCACCCGCCGCCCGAAATACGCCTTCAAAGACGTCGACGTCGATGGCGTCATCCAGGCGCCTGCTCCCGCGCGCATTATCGAGGGCGGCATTCCCACCGAGGCCCTGTTGGCGATGATCGCCGTCTCCAAATACGCCGACGGCCTGCCGCTTTATAGGCAGGAAGGCATTTACGCCCGCGACGGGGTCGAGCTTGATCGTTCGCTGATGGCGCAATGGATGGGGCGGCTTGGCTTCGAACTGGAGCCGCTTTCGGACCATGTGCTGTGGCGGATCAAGCAGAGCCCGCGCGTCTTTGCCGACGAGACGACGTTGCCGACGCTGGAGCCCGGCGCCGGCAAGGCGAAGAAAGCCTATTTATGGGCCTACGCGAGAGACGATCGGCCCTTTGGCGGCGGCGATCCGCCGATGGTCGCCTACCGCTTCGAGGACAGCCGTTCCGGCGATTGCGCCTTGCGGCATCTGAAGGGGTATTACGGCATTCTGCAAGTCGATGGCTACGCCGCCTATCAGCGGCTGGCCGGGGCAGATCGCGGCGAGAAGGCTTTGCTCCTGGCCTGCTGCTGGGCGCATCTGCGCCGAAGATTTTACGAACTGCATGTCGCCGGCAGCTCCAGCTTGGCCACCGCTACGGTCGAGCGGATGAAGGATCTCTGGTCGGTGGAAGACCAGGTTCGCGATCTGATGCCGGACGATAGGTTGGCGGCGCGCCGCCAATCCTCGGCTCCGATCGTCGCCGAATTGTTTGCGCGCTGGGAACGGGAGCTGGCGCTCATCTCGGGCAAATCCAAGCTCGCCGAACACATCCGCTACGCTTTGGGGCGCCGAGCCAGCTTGGAACTGTTCCTCGCCGACGGCCACGTCGAGATCGACTCCAATGTAGTCGAGCGGGCGATCCGGCCCCAGACCATTACAAGAAAGAATGCGCTCTTCGCCGGTTCCGACGGTGGTGGCCGGACGTGGGCAACTTTGGCGACCCTGCTGACCACCGCGAAAATGAACGGCGCCGATCCATTCGCCTGGCTCAAGCAAACCCTCGAGCGCATCGCCAACGGCTGGCCAAACCGCGACATCGAGGCTCTCATGCCCTGGAATTACGTCGCCTAA
- the tnpB gene encoding IS66 family insertion sequence element accessory protein TnpB (TnpB, as the term is used for proteins encoded by IS66 family insertion elements, is considered an accessory protein, since TnpC, encoded by a neighboring gene, is a DDE family transposase.), whose product MIASGVKIYLASQPVDFRKGPDGLLSLVRDVGADPFNGALYVFRAKRADRIKIVWFDGTGVCLFSKRLEESQFCWPRIGPNQVQLNHAQLMALVDGLDWKRVRPVDLKRPVSAG is encoded by the coding sequence ATGATCGCGTCGGGCGTGAAAATCTATCTGGCCAGCCAACCGGTCGATTTTCGCAAAGGCCCGGACGGTTTGCTGTCGCTGGTGCGCGATGTCGGCGCCGACCCGTTCAACGGCGCGCTTTATGTGTTCCGGGCCAAGAGAGCCGATAGAATCAAGATCGTTTGGTTTGATGGGACCGGCGTGTGCCTGTTCTCGAAGCGATTGGAGGAATCGCAATTTTGCTGGCCGCGGATCGGGCCAAACCAGGTTCAACTCAATCATGCCCAGTTGATGGCGCTGGTTGACGGATTGGATTGGAAACGGGTGCGTCCGGTCGACCTCAAACGCCCGGTCAGCGCCGGCTGA
- a CDS encoding transposase, with product MSAPMPGDRSFQLIEAVVDRLDGAPVSRRRRWSDEFKARAVAATLDPDVNISAAAREMGISPSQLFGWRRQAMREGAVTASPTACANPPDVEGRSAPTVEISVGATVIRVSADIGEADLRRVIRAVRSA from the coding sequence ATGTCTGCGCCTATGCCTGGTGATAGAAGTTTCCAACTGATCGAAGCCGTGGTTGATCGTCTTGATGGCGCTCCGGTTTCTCGCCGTCGCCGGTGGTCTGACGAGTTCAAGGCACGAGCTGTTGCGGCGACACTGGATCCCGACGTGAATATTTCCGCGGCCGCGCGGGAGATGGGCATTTCGCCGTCTCAGCTTTTTGGCTGGCGCCGGCAAGCGATGCGCGAAGGTGCGGTGACGGCCTCGCCTACCGCTTGCGCGAATCCGCCGGATGTCGAGGGCAGGTCTGCGCCAACGGTGGAAATCTCCGTCGGCGCCACAGTGATCCGCGTCAGCGCCGACATTGGCGAAGCCGATCTGCGTCGCGTGATCCGCGCGGTGCGCTCGGCATGA
- a CDS encoding DUF3631 domain-containing protein: MNGSDLTREAEAAPTATGPDDAKAPSPTFSPSTEEEAAPRVEPSGAAGIDGADVLNRVSDFARRFIYYPSETACIAHVLWAAHTHLMDAWFSTPRLAVLSPEPGSGKSRVLEITALLVPNPALSVNSSAAYILRKVADQNNRPTILYDEIDAVFGPNARGNEDLRGMINAGYRRGATVGRCFTEKGKVLTQDFSTYAAVAMCGLGDLPDTIMSRSVIMRMRRRGQGEKVEAFRPHLHEQPASVLHGELASWAASVSGLAETAQPALPDGIADRGADVWGPLLTVAELAGGRWPDLARQAAIEAVLSAKVNERPSLPVQLLADIRTCFGDKDRLPTADLLAKLLADEEAPWGDIRGRKIDARKLAELLRPYGIQSSTIRMADGSTPKGYKRDSFQDTWKRYLPAPEPDATCATDATSQESHNKTGASSVADKTAPPPCGGTDEGVAKPES, translated from the coding sequence GTGAACGGTAGCGACCTGACGAGAGAGGCCGAAGCTGCGCCAACAGCTACCGGCCCCGATGATGCCAAAGCTCCTAGTCCGACATTTTCACCTAGCACGGAAGAGGAGGCAGCGCCACGCGTGGAGCCGTCCGGTGCGGCCGGTATCGACGGCGCGGACGTGCTAAACCGTGTCAGTGATTTTGCACGTCGCTTTATATACTATCCGTCCGAAACGGCGTGCATTGCGCATGTGCTGTGGGCTGCTCACACGCACCTCATGGATGCGTGGTTTTCCACGCCGCGCCTTGCTGTTTTGTCCCCGGAGCCAGGAAGCGGAAAATCTCGGGTGCTGGAAATCACGGCGCTGCTCGTGCCAAACCCGGCCCTTTCGGTGAACTCCTCGGCGGCTTACATTTTACGCAAGGTAGCCGATCAGAATAACCGGCCCACTATCCTCTATGATGAGATAGATGCGGTCTTCGGTCCCAACGCGAGGGGCAATGAAGACTTACGCGGCATGATCAATGCCGGGTATCGCCGGGGTGCAACAGTGGGGCGATGCTTCACGGAAAAAGGTAAAGTCCTTACTCAAGATTTCTCTACCTATGCAGCTGTTGCCATGTGTGGCCTTGGTGATCTGCCGGATACGATCATGAGCCGGTCGGTCATTATGCGGATGCGTAGGAGGGGACAGGGTGAGAAAGTGGAAGCTTTCCGGCCTCACCTGCATGAACAGCCTGCCAGCGTCCTGCATGGCGAACTGGCGTCATGGGCGGCAAGCGTGTCCGGCTTGGCTGAGACTGCCCAGCCGGCCTTACCCGATGGCATTGCTGATCGGGGCGCAGATGTATGGGGGCCACTGCTGACGGTCGCAGAGCTTGCAGGCGGCCGGTGGCCGGACTTGGCCAGACAAGCCGCAATAGAGGCGGTGCTGTCGGCAAAGGTAAACGAGCGGCCTTCCCTCCCCGTCCAGTTGCTGGCCGATATTCGAACCTGCTTCGGCGACAAGGATCGATTGCCAACCGCCGATCTGTTGGCGAAGCTTCTGGCGGATGAGGAAGCTCCGTGGGGTGATATTCGGGGCAGGAAGATAGACGCCCGCAAGCTGGCCGAACTGCTGCGCCCCTATGGCATTCAGTCGTCAACAATCCGCATGGCAGATGGTTCTACGCCGAAGGGATACAAGCGCGATTCATTCCAAGACACATGGAAACGCTACCTGCCCGCCCCCGAACCCGACGCAACATGCGCAACAGACGCCACAAGTCAGGAAAGCCACAATAAAACAGGAGCTTCCAGTGTTGCGGATAAAACCGCACCACCGCCATGTGGCGGCACTGATGAAGGCGTTGCAAAACCAGAAAGCTGA
- a CDS encoding helix-turn-helix domain-containing protein produces the protein MLTDELELKIMNEQYLCSVADAARMLGVGRTKLYDMLAKGELLSMRIGTRRLVKVDSIKALIERATGGVA, from the coding sequence GTGCTGACTGATGAGTTGGAACTGAAGATTATGAATGAACAATATCTTTGCTCCGTTGCCGATGCGGCAAGGATGCTCGGCGTCGGACGAACGAAACTCTATGACATGCTCGCCAAGGGCGAGTTGCTTTCTATGCGGATCGGCACGCGGCGGCTGGTCAAGGTGGACAGCATCAAGGCGCTGATCGAACGTGCGACTGGCGGTGTCGCGTGA
- a CDS encoding nuclear transport factor 2 family protein, which yields MPNRKYAAYEPAAPYFDLIRGALGDLVDGEHFFDVITDATIYEVLYEVPGWPRIITGRTTLMAAFRGYVDMIALRSADALIVHRTDDGRVVVIEYEVHGTVLATGVHYDNRFCSVVRIENRKIAHWRDYMDSLAAWNALTARAGK from the coding sequence ATGCCCAACCGGAAATACGCAGCCTACGAGCCCGCCGCTCCATATTTCGATCTCATCCGGGGCGCGCTCGGCGACCTCGTCGACGGCGAGCATTTTTTCGACGTCATTACCGACGCCACCATCTATGAGGTGCTCTACGAGGTTCCCGGCTGGCCCCGCATCATCACGGGGCGTACGACGCTGATGGCCGCCTTCAGGGGCTATGTCGACATGATAGCGCTTCGATCCGCCGACGCGCTGATCGTCCACAGGACGGATGACGGCCGAGTCGTCGTCATCGAATATGAAGTTCACGGAACCGTCCTCGCGACGGGCGTGCATTATGACAATCGATTCTGCTCGGTGGTCAGGATCGAGAACCGCAAGATCGCACATTGGCGGGACTACATGGACTCGCTTGCTGCCTGGAACGCCCTCACGGCGCGGGCCGGCAAATAA
- a CDS encoding PQQ-dependent sugar dehydrogenase: MVCDDIEADPGHGLTGEDKAMPTARFPIALAFSAAALALAAPQAFSAQSGGVLTGAAAFGDWRSDAPGVVRKISPGDLPPPFAGELAAFRSQVAPRPEGAWPRTPEGFSAEIFASGLKGPRTIRVAPNGDVFVVESNGGQISVFPGGQPGPGRVFVSGLERPSGLAFYPPGPEPRWIYVSTPSQLLRYAYRPGQTQALGEGEKIADLPGDGGHWTRDLVFSPDAGTLYVAVGSKTNVAEGHPQPTAEETSVLEKNSGRGASAGSELLRADVLAFDPEGGHKRVFATGLRNCSGLTIRPGTSDVWCVVNERDMLGDDLPPDYATKVKPAAFYGWPWYYIGAHEDPRHAGRRPDLSAEIATPDILFQPHSAPLGLAFYEGAQFPESYKGDAFVALHGSWNRSKRTGYKVVRLRFRDGAPTGEYEDFLTGFVVAADDSRVWGRPVDPAVAADGSLLVTDDAGGAIWRIAYKGK; the protein is encoded by the coding sequence ATGGTCTGTGACGACATAGAGGCCGATCCCGGCCACGGCCTCACGGGAGAAGATAAGGCCATGCCGACTGCAAGATTTCCAATCGCCTTGGCCTTTTCCGCCGCTGCGCTGGCCTTGGCGGCGCCGCAAGCGTTTTCAGCGCAGTCGGGCGGCGTCCTTACGGGCGCCGCAGCCTTCGGCGATTGGCGTTCCGACGCGCCGGGCGTGGTTCGGAAAATTTCGCCCGGCGACCTTCCGCCTCCCTTCGCCGGAGAGCTCGCCGCATTCCGCTCGCAAGTCGCGCCGCGCCCGGAAGGCGCTTGGCCCAGGACGCCGGAGGGTTTCTCGGCGGAGATCTTCGCCTCCGGGCTGAAGGGGCCGCGAACGATCAGAGTGGCCCCGAACGGCGACGTCTTCGTCGTCGAGAGCAACGGCGGCCAGATCAGCGTTTTCCCGGGCGGCCAGCCGGGGCCGGGCCGGGTTTTCGTCTCCGGGCTCGAACGCCCCTCGGGCCTCGCCTTCTATCCGCCCGGTCCCGAACCGCGCTGGATCTACGTCTCGACGCCGTCGCAGCTGCTGCGCTACGCCTACAGGCCCGGCCAGACGCAGGCTTTGGGCGAAGGCGAAAAAATCGCCGATCTTCCCGGCGACGGCGGGCACTGGACCCGCGACCTCGTCTTTTCTCCCGACGCCGGAACGCTCTATGTCGCGGTGGGCTCCAAGACCAATGTCGCGGAAGGCCATCCGCAGCCGACCGCCGAAGAAACCTCCGTCCTTGAAAAAAACAGTGGGCGCGGCGCCAGCGCCGGCTCGGAGCTTCTGCGCGCCGATGTCTTGGCTTTCGACCCCGAAGGCGGCCACAAACGCGTTTTTGCGACCGGGCTGCGCAATTGTTCGGGCCTCACGATACGTCCCGGGACCAGCGACGTCTGGTGCGTCGTCAATGAGCGCGATATGCTCGGCGACGACTTGCCGCCCGATTACGCCACAAAGGTGAAGCCCGCCGCCTTTTACGGCTGGCCCTGGTATTACATCGGCGCTCACGAAGATCCTCGCCACGCAGGACGGCGACCGGATCTTTCCGCGGAAATCGCGACGCCGGACATATTGTTCCAGCCCCATTCCGCGCCGCTGGGACTAGCCTTCTATGAAGGCGCGCAATTCCCGGAAAGCTATAAGGGCGACGCCTTCGTCGCCTTGCATGGTTCATGGAACCGCTCCAAGCGCACGGGCTACAAAGTGGTGAGGCTGCGTTTCAGGGACGGGGCGCCGACCGGCGAATATGAGGATTTTCTCACCGGTTTCGTCGTCGCTGCGGACGACAGCCGGGTTTGGGGTCGCCCTGTCGACCCCGCGGTGGCGGCCGACGGTTCGCTGCTCGTGACCGACGACGCCGGCGGCGCGATCTGGCGTATCGCCTATAAGGGGAAGTAA
- a CDS encoding aryl-sulfate sulfotransferase yields MDARKTDISTISTRRRKKAVAAGASMLALCACEALAEPSVYPTGTTIYDPSRAYNSYVLFAGGDNVSHLIDLTGKVVHEWTYGGQPVAFIDPALVDGARGHIFATLETEEGKGTDLLPGRSQTRIVKRVGEIDWDGKPVWEFGQSAPGGRARQHHDISRLPNGNTLVLSNIAYPLPGFAQPQVLDDVAYEVNPDGDVVWTWAASDHIDEIGFSPEELKLVKASPDADFLHVNNLKPLGPNHWFDEGDNRFAPDNLIFDSRSANFIAIVDRKTRKIVWTLGPHFPRIEEYGAGRKVPRPVDQISGQHDAHIIPKGLPGAGNLLVFDNQGAAGFPPAPTTLTSGSRVLEINPATKQIVWQYSAASSGAAGWTFRSTHISNARRLPNGNTFIDEGQIGRFFQVTPDGEIVWEYLNPYPRRGKDAETGRTTLNYSVYRAQPVPYDWAPQGTPHAEAGVTPPENSAFHITAREKQP; encoded by the coding sequence ATGGACGCCAGAAAGACGGACATTTCAACGATTTCGACGAGACGCCGCAAAAAAGCTGTCGCCGCCGGCGCCTCGATGCTCGCGCTTTGCGCCTGCGAGGCCCTCGCCGAGCCCAGCGTCTATCCCACCGGAACGACGATCTACGATCCTTCGCGGGCCTATAATTCCTACGTCCTGTTCGCCGGCGGTGACAATGTCTCCCACTTGATCGACCTCACGGGCAAGGTCGTCCACGAGTGGACCTACGGCGGGCAGCCCGTCGCCTTCATCGATCCCGCCCTCGTCGACGGCGCGCGCGGGCATATCTTTGCGACGCTCGAAACCGAGGAAGGCAAAGGCACGGATCTTCTTCCCGGCAGGAGCCAGACCCGCATCGTCAAGCGGGTCGGCGAGATCGACTGGGACGGCAAGCCGGTTTGGGAGTTCGGCCAGAGCGCGCCGGGCGGCCGCGCCCGGCAGCATCACGACATCTCGCGTCTTCCCAATGGCAATACGCTCGTGCTCTCCAACATCGCCTATCCGCTTCCAGGCTTTGCTCAGCCGCAGGTGCTGGACGACGTCGCCTATGAGGTGAATCCGGACGGCGACGTGGTCTGGACCTGGGCGGCCTCCGACCATATCGACGAGATCGGCTTCTCCCCTGAGGAGTTGAAGCTCGTCAAGGCGTCCCCGGACGCAGATTTCCTTCACGTCAATAATCTGAAACCGCTCGGGCCCAACCACTGGTTCGACGAAGGCGACAACCGCTTCGCGCCCGACAATCTGATATTCGACTCGCGCAGCGCCAATTTCATCGCGATCGTCGATCGCAAGACTCGCAAGATCGTATGGACGCTGGGGCCCCATTTCCCGCGGATCGAAGAATACGGCGCCGGCCGCAAGGTCCCGCGGCCAGTGGATCAGATTTCCGGCCAGCACGACGCGCATATCATTCCCAAAGGCCTCCCCGGCGCCGGAAACCTGCTGGTGTTCGACAATCAGGGCGCGGCCGGCTTTCCCCCGGCGCCGACCACATTGACCAGCGGCTCGCGCGTGCTGGAAATCAATCCGGCCACAAAGCAGATCGTCTGGCAATATTCCGCGGCGAGTTCCGGCGCCGCGGGCTGGACCTTTCGCAGCACCCATATCAGCAATGCGCGGCGACTGCCGAACGGCAACACCTTCATCGACGAAGGCCAGATCGGACGGTTTTTCCAGGTGACGCCGGACGGTGAGATCGTCTGGGAATATCTCAACCCCTATCCCCGCCGCGGCAAGGACGCAGAAACCGGCAGAACGACGCTGAACTACAGCGTCTACCGGGCGCAGCCGGTTCCCTACGACTGGGCCCCGCAAGGAACGCCGCATGCGGAGGCGGGCGTAACGCCCCCGGAAAATTCGGCCTTCCACATCACGGCCAGGGAGAAACAGCCGTGA
- a CDS encoding GlcG/HbpS family heme-binding protein, whose translation MIRSTVAALVVLSSAGLALAQGAPQPNAAPAQSPPPPPARGPSFDLALEAAQTALEAGKAADQKVAVTVIDSAGVLKAVLVSDGTGPRAVQNSNFKAQAALAFKETSGELAEQVKSNKDLAEKVAANPNYLARAGAVLIRVNDEIIGAIGVGGARGSDKDEQYALAGVQKVQARLK comes from the coding sequence ATGATCAGATCTACTGTCGCTGCGCTTGTTGTTTTGTCCTCCGCCGGGCTCGCGCTCGCCCAAGGGGCTCCGCAGCCGAATGCGGCGCCGGCCCAGTCTCCCCCGCCTCCCCCGGCCCGCGGACCTTCGTTCGACCTCGCGCTGGAAGCCGCCCAGACCGCCCTGGAGGCGGGCAAGGCCGCCGATCAGAAGGTCGCGGTCACGGTGATCGACTCGGCCGGCGTGCTGAAAGCGGTGCTGGTTTCCGACGGAACCGGCCCGCGCGCCGTTCAGAACAGCAACTTCAAGGCCCAGGCCGCGCTCGCCTTCAAGGAGACCTCCGGCGAGCTCGCCGAACAGGTGAAATCCAACAAGGATCTCGCCGAAAAAGTCGCCGCCAACCCCAATTATCTCGCCCGCGCCGGCGCTGTTCTCATCAGGGTCAATGACGAAATCATCGGCGCGATCGGGGTCGGCGGCGCGCGCGGGTCCGACAAGGACGAGCAATATGCGCTCGCCGGGGTCCAGAAAGTACAGGCGCGGCTGAAGTAG
- a CDS encoding cytochrome c oxidase subunit II, which produces MRVALAMVAVLIASLAFHFASPWRATPIASNWGFIDDTMALTFWITGAGFVAVVLFMAYCLYRSRHQPGRRAAYEPEKRKLEAWLSIITTVAVVVLLAPGLTVWGQYIEAPAGAMEVEAVGMQWNWSFRLPGDDNKLGATDIRFVDSGNPLGLNPADRNGKDDLIVTNGELHLPVGKPVKVLLRSIDVLHDFYVPQIRAKMDLVPGIVSSLWFTPTKIGEFDILCAAFCGLGHPQMRGKMIVDTDSDYARWREAQQTFEQSRKTDADRGRRESNP; this is translated from the coding sequence ATGCGCGTCGCTCTCGCCATGGTCGCGGTCTTGATCGCCTCGCTGGCCTTCCATTTTGCGAGCCCGTGGCGCGCGACGCCGATCGCCTCGAACTGGGGCTTCATAGACGACACCATGGCGCTGACCTTCTGGATCACCGGAGCCGGCTTCGTCGCGGTCGTATTATTCATGGCCTATTGCCTCTACCGCTCTCGGCACCAGCCCGGCCGGCGGGCGGCCTACGAACCGGAGAAGCGAAAGCTCGAGGCCTGGCTTTCAATCATCACCACGGTTGCAGTGGTCGTGCTGCTCGCCCCAGGCCTAACAGTGTGGGGACAATATATCGAGGCGCCCGCGGGCGCTATGGAGGTCGAAGCGGTCGGCATGCAGTGGAACTGGAGCTTCCGCTTGCCGGGCGACGACAACAAATTGGGCGCGACCGACATTCGCTTCGTCGACAGCGGCAACCCGCTGGGCCTCAACCCGGCCGACCGCAACGGCAAGGACGACCTCATCGTCACGAACGGCGAATTGCACCTGCCTGTCGGCAAACCGGTGAAGGTGCTGTTGCGCTCGATCGACGTTCTTCACGATTTCTACGTGCCGCAGATCCGGGCGAAGATGGATCTGGTGCCGGGCATCGTGAGTTCTCTGTGGTTCACGCCGACCAAGATCGGCGAATTTGACATTCTTTGCGCCGCCTTTTGCGGACTTGGGCATCCGCAAATGCGCGGGAAAATGATCGTCGACACCGACTCCGACTACGCCAGATGGCGAGAGGCCCAGCAGACTTTCGAACAATCGCGGAAGACCGACGCCGATCGCGGCCGGCGGGAGTCCAATCCATGA
- a CDS encoding cytochrome c oxidase subunit I, whose product MTDATARPEDAVPPAETPEMELFHPHGWITQYVFSQDAKIIAIQYAGTAIGIGLVALAMSWIIRLQLAFPGALSFIDANVYYQAVTMHGMIMVVYMLTAIFLGGFGNYLIPLMVGARDMVFPFVNMLSYWVYLLATLVLASSFFVPGGPTGAGWTLYPPQSILTGTPGYDYGVVIMLASLILFIIGFTMGGLNYVVTVLQARTRGMTLMRMPLTVWGIFTAAVMALLAFPGLFVACVMLLLDRTLGTSFFMPNIVELGEHRNYNGGSPILFQHLFWFFGHPEVYIVALPAFGIVSDLISVHARKNIFGYRMMVWAIIAIGVLSMVVWGHHMYVSGMDPWFGFFFAVTTLAIAIPTALKVYNWVLTLWNADIHFTTPMLFALGFLVTFVNGGITGLYLGNVIVDVPLSATLFVVAHFHMVMGIAPVLVIFGAIYHWFPKMTGRMMDERLGKIHFWITFIGAYAVFFPMHYLGVLGIPRRFYELGQTAFVPQSASALNIFITFVALVVGAAQAIFFFNLFRSIKYGAPSGGNPWRAASLEWQTPQTPPGHGNWGDEPPIVYRWPYAYSVPGAPEDYLPQNAPPLHGEHSS is encoded by the coding sequence ATGACCGACGCGACTGCAAGACCCGAGGATGCGGTTCCGCCCGCCGAAACGCCCGAAATGGAGCTGTTCCACCCGCATGGCTGGATCACGCAATACGTCTTCTCCCAGGACGCGAAGATCATTGCGATCCAATATGCCGGCACCGCGATCGGGATCGGTCTGGTCGCGCTCGCGATGTCCTGGATCATCCGCCTGCAGCTGGCGTTTCCCGGCGCCCTGTCCTTCATCGACGCCAATGTCTATTATCAGGCTGTGACCATGCACGGCATGATCATGGTGGTCTACATGCTGACCGCCATCTTTCTCGGCGGGTTCGGCAATTATCTCATTCCCCTCATGGTCGGCGCGCGGGATATGGTGTTTCCCTTCGTCAACATGCTCAGCTATTGGGTTTATCTGCTCGCGACGCTCGTGCTTGCTTCGAGTTTTTTCGTGCCCGGCGGGCCGACTGGCGCCGGCTGGACGCTTTATCCGCCGCAGTCGATTCTCACCGGAACGCCCGGATACGACTATGGCGTCGTCATAATGCTCGCCTCCCTGATTCTCTTCATCATCGGCTTCACGATGGGCGGGCTCAACTATGTCGTGACCGTGCTGCAGGCGCGCACGCGCGGCATGACCTTGATGCGCATGCCGCTCACCGTCTGGGGAATTTTCACTGCTGCAGTCATGGCGCTGCTCGCCTTCCCGGGCCTCTTCGTCGCCTGCGTGATGCTGCTGCTCGACCGCACGCTCGGCACCAGCTTCTTCATGCCCAACATCGTCGAGCTCGGCGAGCACAGGAACTACAACGGCGGCAGCCCGATCCTGTTCCAACATCTGTTCTGGTTCTTCGGGCACCCGGAGGTTTACATCGTCGCGCTGCCGGCCTTCGGCATCGTCTCCGACCTCATCAGCGTTCACGCCCGTAAAAACATCTTCGGCTATCGCATGATGGTCTGGGCGATCATCGCCATCGGCGTGCTGAGCATGGTGGTCTGGGGCCACCATATGTATGTCAGCGGCATGGATCCCTGGTTCGGCTTCTTCTTCGCCGTCACCACGCTGGCGATCGCCATACCGACAGCCCTCAAAGTCTACAATTGGGTGCTGACGCTCTGGAACGCCGATATCCATTTCACGACGCCGATGCTGTTCGCGCTCGGCTTTCTCGTCACCTTCGTGAACGGCGGGATCACCGGTCTCTATCTCGGCAATGTCATCGTCGACGTTCCTCTTTCGGCGACGCTGTTCGTGGTCGCGCATTTCCACATGGTGATGGGCATCGCGCCGGTGCTGGTCATCTTCGGAGCCATATATCACTGGTTCCCCAAAATGACGGGCCGCATGATGGACGAGCGCCTGGGCAAAATCCACTTCTGGATAACGTTCATCGGCGCCTATGCCGTTTTCTTCCCGATGCATTATCTGGGTGTGCTCGGCATCCCGCGCCGCTTTTACGAATTGGGGCAGACCGCGTTCGTGCCTCAGTCCGCATCTGCGCTGAACATATTCATCACCTTCGTCGCGCTTGTCGTCGGCGCTGCGCAGGCGATCTTTTTCTTCAATCTGTTCCGCAGCATCAAATATGGCGCGCCCTCGGGGGGCAATCCTTGGCGCGCCGCGTCGCTGGAATGGCAAACGCCACAGACCCCGCCCGGGCACGGCAACTGGGGCGATGAGCCGCCAATCGTCTATCGCTGGCCGTACGCCTACAGTGTTCCCGGCGCTCCCGAGGATTATCTTCCGCAGAACGCTCCGCCATTGCACGGAGAGCATTCATCATGA